GCCTATGAAGATGTGGTTCACCGTCCAGGCACACCACCACCTCCTTATACTGTGGTCCCAGGCCGCCCCTTGACTGCTTCTGGAGAATGCACCTGCCGCTCCTCTGCATCCAGCTGCCCTGCCCACTGCGAGAGGACAAACGTGGAAGGTGTTTCCTCCCACCAGAGGGCCCCCCCTCTTCAGGAGGGTGCGCCTGGGGCAGGCGTGAGCCCGGCCCACACGCCCCCCTCCTGCCGCTACCGTCGCCTGACTGGGGACTCCGGGATAGAGCTCTGCCCTTGTCCTGACTCCAGCGAGGGCGAGCCAGTCAAGGAGGGGAGGGCTAGTGCTACCCCATCAGATCTGGAGGACCACTCCCCTTGTGCACTACCCCCAGATAGCATaccccaggtctctcccatggggcTGGCATCCAGTGAAGGGGACATCCCGTGAACAGTTTTGGGAGGGTATGTGGTTAATTGCCCACCAGAAAACAGTCCTGGTCCCAACTCTTTTAAGTTCTCCTTGGTCCCTACCTGCCTTCTTAGAATCTGCCTCAAAGAGCTGGAGCCCTGAGAGGGGCAGTGTTGGGGGACTGTGCTAGCTCCACCCCCTCTTCCCCCAGACGTACACAGGAGCCTTTGATCTCATTAAAGAGATGTGAACCAGCTGCTTGTGGATTTGGGTGGACTAGAGCTGAACTTACCGCACTGCACTTGCCTTACTGGACTGGAAGGGGATAGGAAGAGGATAGCTAATGGTTATTGATCTCACCTTCCTAGGGACAGCAGGTCCTGAGGCTTGGACTGAGCTAACACCACTTGGTGAGGCAGTGCTGGCAAAAAGCAAAGAGTTTGCatgttttttccaatttatttagaaaaatagacTCTGAGTTCACATTCATCCCAGGGGTGTGGGATGGATGGCAGCAGACACCTGAGATGAACTGAGGGAAGTCTGAATACTGGTGTCTAGGGGACTTGGGATCAGAAGTCAGAGAACAGGTCCCTGTGGACACAGGAGTGGCCCAAGGGGTCTGGCTCTCCTCACATCCCCCAGCCTGTCAGTAGTCTTCAGCCATGGCCAGTAAGAcaaggctggtccagccctggaaagGGCGGCAGCCCATGCCCCGCCCATCCCGGTCACTGTACTGCTCCCAGAGGAAACCTGTAGCCTGGTACTGCCGCCACACGTTGCCCACCACATTGGCACGGAGCTCACTGTGCAGTTTGGCAGCCCTGGCCTGGTGGGGACCCTCCAGATGGCCGTAGTGGTGGAGAGCTCCTAAGGCCAGGTAGTTGATATTGAGCCACACGGCACCCCGCCAGTAGGGAGGATCGTGCTCGGAATTGCGCTGCCCATAAAAGGAGCTGGAGGCTGCGAGGGAGCGCAGGCCATAGGGACTCCAGAGATGGCGGCTGTCGGCCAGAACgtccagcaggggcccaaggtgggATGATTTGGGGTCCAGCAGTCGCAGCAGCAAGGGGAAAAGAGTGACATAGCCCAGGGCATCCACATACTGCAAGCGAGGGTGGGGCCGGCCCACCACCCGAACCAGCCCCTGAGGGGGCCTAGGCTTCAGCTGTACTGCTTTTGTGTGGTTCCCAAAGTCTGCAAAGACCCCCAGCTCAGAGGCCCAGTGTAGCTCATTCAGACTCTCTTCTGCCTCCAGTGACGCGGCCAGcgagcccagctctgcagccgcCTCCATCTCCCCTAGCTGCTCTGCCAGCTGGGTCAGCACACGGGCACCCAGTGCCACCCAGCATCGCAGGTCCAGGTGCCGCTCCATTGCGGAAGGATGTGAAGCCCTGGGGTAGTCATCCAGCCCCGAGGGCAGCGTTTTGGGGTTCAACAGGGTTGGCAAGGCTGGGTCCCGGCCCCGCCAGCGGTAGGAGAGTGGCactggccctgcctggctctgATGGAGCCATGAGAACCAGGCATACAGGCGGGGAAAGGCTCTCCGGAGGAAAGCCAAGTCGGCAGGGTCGCCACCTGAGAGCATGTGGGCTATAGGCAAAAGCAGGGTTGGGGGGTTGGCGTGGGCTGCCCGCTGCACCAGGAATTCTGGGGGCACCCGGGCTCGGGCCTCATCCCCAAGTATTTGTTCCCGCCCAATCCAGCCATCGGCATTGAGCAGCCCCAGCCAGTGGCCTAGGGCCTCCCGAGTGAGGCGGGGATCCCACCGCTGCACCACCAGCTGGTGAAAGCCCTCATCCCAAAGGAAGCCTCGTGGGAAGAATGACCGCGAAGGCACTGCTGAGAAAAGGGGGACGGGTGGAAAGAGGGCTGGGTCGAGCTTGTGCTCGGACCCTTCCAGCCCCATGTCCGGCAGCACCAGCCCTTGTCCGTAGAAATAGCCAACTCCACCTAGGAGGCCGCTGAGGGCAGCGTGACCCAAAGCCTGCTCGCCAGGGCTCAGGCCCTTCTCCTCTAGCTGGAAGGTCTTCTCAAAGCGCATTCTGAACGCGGCGGCATGGCTCTCCAGGGCCTGGGTCAGCGAGCTGCCAGCCAGTCTCTCCAGGGCTTGGTTTCCTGCTGCCTGGGCACTACCTGACTCAAACAGCAACTCCAAAGAGAAGGGGACTTTCAGTGTCACCTGCTGTATCAAGAACTGGCCTTGTCCCTGCCCTCGCCCACTTGGGCTGCTATCCTCCCATTTCAGAGATGCTGGCAAGCCAAG
The window above is part of the Lepus europaeus isolate LE1 chromosome 13, mLepTim1.pri, whole genome shotgun sequence genome. Proteins encoded here:
- the WBP1 gene encoding WW domain-binding protein 1 isoform X7, whose product is MVAAAKMGRAGTMELRELCPGVNNQPYLCESGHCCGETGCCTYYYELWWFWLLWTVLILFSCCCAFRHRRAKLRLQQQQRQREINLLAYHGACHGTGPVPSGSLLDLRLLSAFKPPAYEDVVHRPGTPPPPYTVVPGRPLTASGECTCRSSASSCPAHCERTNVEGVSSHQRAPPLQEGAPGAGVSPAHTPPSCRYRRLTGDSGIELCPCPDSSEGEPVKEGRASATPSDLEDHSPCALPPDSIPQVSPMGLASSEGDIP
- the WBP1 gene encoding WW domain-binding protein 1 isoform X6, yielding MAAVEACSGSPVTRGILRELCPGVNNQPYLCESGHCCGETGCCTYYYELWWFWLLWTVLILFSCCCAFRHRRAKLRLQQQQRQREINLLAYHGACHGTGPVPSGSLLDLRLLSAFKPPAYEDVVHRPGTPPPPYTVVPGRPLTASGECTCRSSASSCPAHCERTNVEGVSSHQRAPPLQEGAPGAGVSPAHTPPSCRYRRLTGDSGIELCPCPDSSEGEPVKEGRASATPSDLEDHSPCALPPDSIPQVSPMGLASSEGDIP
- the WBP1 gene encoding WW domain-binding protein 1 isoform X5, producing MPSFIIHNIPIWLGALLWLRELCPGVNNQPYLCESGHCCGETGCCTYYYELWWFWLLWTVLILFSCCCAFRHRRAKLRLQQQQRQREINLLAYHGACHGTGPVPSGSLLDLRLLSAFKPPAYEDVVHRPGTPPPPYTVVPGRPLTASGECTCRSSASSCPAHCERTNVEGVSSHQRAPPLQEGAPGAGVSPAHTPPSCRYRRLTGDSGIELCPCPDSSEGEPVKEGRASATPSDLEDHSPCALPPDSIPQVSPMGLASSEGDIP
- the WBP1 gene encoding WW domain-binding protein 1 isoform X4, with the translated sequence MARASSGNGSEEAWGALRAPQQQLRELCPGVNNQPYLCESGHCCGETGCCTYYYELWWFWLLWTVLILFSCCCAFRHRRAKLRLQQQQRQREINLLAYHGACHGTGPVPSGSLLDLRLLSAFKPPAYEDVVHRPGTPPPPYTVVPGRPLTASGECTCRSSASSCPAHCERTNVEGVSSHQRAPPLQEGAPGAGVSPAHTPPSCRYRRLTGDSGIELCPCPDSSEGEPVKEGRASATPSDLEDHSPCALPPDSIPQVSPMGLASSEGDIP
- the MOGS gene encoding mannosyl-oligosaccharide glucosidase is translated as MARGERRRRAAQAEGTRAVERAARGGPARRGGGSHGAPGRAALAIVVLFLALGLSGRWMLTWYRARRAVTLHSAPPALPPDSSSPAVAPDLFWGTYRPHVYFGMKTRSPQPLLTGLMWAQQGATPGTPKLRHTCEQGDGVGPFGWEFHDGLSFGRQHIQDGALRLTTEFVKRPGGQHGGDWSWRVTVEPQASGTSALPLVSLFFYVVTDGKEVLRPEVGAKGQLKFISGHTSELGDFRLTLMPPTSPGDTAPKYGSYNVFWSSNPGLALLTEMVKSRLNSWFQHRPPGAPPERYLGLPASLKWEDSSPSGRGQGQGQFLIQQVTLKVPFSLELLFESGSAQAAGNQALERLAGSSLTQALESHAAAFRMRFEKTFQLEEKGLSPGEQALGHAALSGLLGGVGYFYGQGLVLPDMGLEGSEHKLDPALFPPVPLFSAVPSRSFFPRGFLWDEGFHQLVVQRWDPRLTREALGHWLGLLNADGWIGREQILGDEARARVPPEFLVQRAAHANPPTLLLPIAHMLSGGDPADLAFLRRAFPRLYAWFSWLHQSQAGPVPLSYRWRGRDPALPTLLNPKTLPSGLDDYPRASHPSAMERHLDLRCWVALGARVLTQLAEQLGEMEAAAELGSLAASLEAEESLNELHWASELGVFADFGNHTKAVQLKPRPPQGLVRVVGRPHPRLQYVDALGYVTLFPLLLRLLDPKSSHLGPLLDVLADSRHLWSPYGLRSLAASSSFYGQRNSEHDPPYWRGAVWLNINYLALGALHHYGHLEGPHQARAAKLHSELRANVVGNVWRQYQATGFLWEQYSDRDGRGMGCRPFQGWTSLVLLAMAEDY